One Panicum virgatum strain AP13 chromosome 9K, P.virgatum_v5, whole genome shotgun sequence genomic region harbors:
- the LOC120652811 gene encoding THO complex subunit 4A-like isoform X1 — translation MADTLDMTLDDIIKNNKKSNPSSGGGRRSRGGSASGGSGGGVGPTRRPFKRAGNRQAPYQPPKAPDAAWQHDMYPAVAATGGGSGGRVSAIETGTKLYISNLDFGVSNDDIKELFSELGDLKRSSINYDRSGRSKGTAEVVFARRADAVAAVKKYNNVQLDGKPMKIEIVGTNTPTTAAAPPVINGGQARNAVKSTPRGGPTGMPQRRPHQRGGGGRRGGGSGGRRGKERSKPKSAEELDADLEKYHADAMQTN, via the exons ATGGCGGATACGCTCGACATGACCCTCGACGACATCATCAAGAACAACAAGAAGAGCAACCCCTCCTCCGGCGggggccgccgcagccgcggcgGATCCGCctctggcggcagcggcggcggggtcgggcCGACCAGGCGCCCCTTCAAGAGGGCCGGAAACAGGCAGGCTCCCTACCAGCCGCCGAAG GCCCCCGACGCGGCGTGGCAGCACGACATGTACCCCGCGGTCGCCGCCACCGGTGGAGGCAGCGGCGGGAGGGTCTCGGCTATCGAGACGGGCACCAAACTCTACATCTCCAACCTGGACTTTGGCGTCTCGAACGACGACATCAAG GAGCTTTTCTCTGAGTTAGGTGATCTGAAGCGATCTTCCATAAATTATGATCGAAGTGGGAGGTCTAAG GGAACAGCTGAAGTTGTGTTTGCAAGGCGTGCTGATGCTGTAGCTGCAGTGAAGAAATATAACAACGTGCAACTTGATGGTAAGCCCATGAAGATAGAGATAGTTGGGACCAATACTCCAACAACAGCTGCTGCTCCTCCAGTCATTAACGGAGGCCAGGCTAGGAATGCTGTGAAGAG CACACCGAGGGGTGGCCCTACAGGTATGCCACAGCGTAGACCCCATCAGaggggcggcggtggaagaCGTGGTGGTGGATCTGGTGGTCGTCGTGGCAAAGAGCGTAGTAAGCCAAAGTCTGCTGAAGAACTTGATGCTGACTTGGAGAAGTATCATGCCGATGCAATGCAGACTAACTAA
- the LOC120652811 gene encoding THO complex subunit 4B-like isoform X2 has product MADTLDMTLDDIIKNNKKSNPSSGGGRRSRGGSASGGSGGGVGPTRRPFKRAGNRQAPYQPPKAPDAAWQHDMYPAVAATGGGSGGRVSAIETGTKLYISNLDFGVSNDDIKELFSELGDLKRSSINYDRSGRSKGTAEVVFARRADAVAAVKKYNNVQLDGKPMKIEIVGTNTPTTAAAPPVINGGQARNAVKRYILISLYQYHL; this is encoded by the exons ATGGCGGATACGCTCGACATGACCCTCGACGACATCATCAAGAACAACAAGAAGAGCAACCCCTCCTCCGGCGggggccgccgcagccgcggcgGATCCGCctctggcggcagcggcggcggggtcgggcCGACCAGGCGCCCCTTCAAGAGGGCCGGAAACAGGCAGGCTCCCTACCAGCCGCCGAAG GCCCCCGACGCGGCGTGGCAGCACGACATGTACCCCGCGGTCGCCGCCACCGGTGGAGGCAGCGGCGGGAGGGTCTCGGCTATCGAGACGGGCACCAAACTCTACATCTCCAACCTGGACTTTGGCGTCTCGAACGACGACATCAAG GAGCTTTTCTCTGAGTTAGGTGATCTGAAGCGATCTTCCATAAATTATGATCGAAGTGGGAGGTCTAAG GGAACAGCTGAAGTTGTGTTTGCAAGGCGTGCTGATGCTGTAGCTGCAGTGAAGAAATATAACAACGTGCAACTTGATGGTAAGCCCATGAAGATAGAGATAGTTGGGACCAATACTCCAACAACAGCTGCTGCTCCTCCAGTCATTAACGGAGGCCAGGCTAGGAATGCTGTGAAGAGGTATATTCTCATCAGTCTATATCAATATCATTTGTAG